The Setaria italica strain Yugu1 chromosome IX, Setaria_italica_v2.0, whole genome shotgun sequence genome has a window encoding:
- the LOC101782823 gene encoding uncharacterized protein LOC101782823 isoform X1: protein MASPDPGRTPAQGDEAGSTSPWPLRKLQSFTPGLWSQYKVYENAVVESTKGTIADALVLVKEHQAEAIGCATVAGFILFRGPRRFLYRNTFGRFKTEKDLLNDAEESMMEYKTSIANLKKESKYTLDKVAIGESDLQRGQTDLRSTGKQIQSLIGSIYKAESTAAGLMDRLRTIPTRQSLELRAEVASMASDLKNQRYALQERINKISEYGVRV, encoded by the exons ATGGCGTCGCCGGATCCCGGCCGCACGCCGGCGCAAGGCGACGAAGCCGGCTCCACCTCCCCGTGGCCTCTCCGCAAGCTCCAG AGTTTCACACCAGGGCTGTGGTCGCAATACAAAGTTTATGAGAATGCGGTTGTGGAGAGTACTAAAG GAACTATTGCAGATGCTCTGGTCCTTGTGAAAGAGCATCAGGCGGAGGCAATTGGATGTGCCACTGTTGCAGGATTCATTCTGTTCAGAG GTCCTCGGAGATTTTTATACCGCAATACCTTTGGGCGTTTCAAGACTGAGAAG GATTTACTGAATGATGCTGAGGAAAGTATGATGGAGTACAAAACATCTATTGCGAACTTGAAGAAAGAATCGAAATACACTCTTGACAAAGTAGCTATTGGTGAAAGTGATCTGCAACGTGGACAAACTGATTTGAG ATCTACTGGGAAGCAGATCCAATCTCTTATAGGTTCCATATACAAGGCAGAATCCACAGCTGCAG GTCTGATGGATAGACTAAGAACCATTCCAACCAGGCAATCTCTGGAGCTGCGAGCAGAG GTGGCTTCCATGGCCTCCGATTTGAAGAATCAGAGATATGCCTTGCAGGAAAGAATCAACAAAATATCTGAATATGGTGTCCGTGTCTGA
- the LOC101782823 gene encoding uncharacterized protein LOC101782823 isoform X2, translating into MASPDPGRTPAQGDEAGSTSPWPLRKLQSFTPGLWSQYKVYENAVVESTKDALVLVKEHQAEAIGCATVAGFILFRGPRRFLYRNTFGRFKTEKDLLNDAEESMMEYKTSIANLKKESKYTLDKVAIGESDLQRGQTDLRSTGKQIQSLIGSIYKAESTAAGLMDRLRTIPTRQSLELRAEVASMASDLKNQRYALQERINKISEYGVRV; encoded by the exons ATGGCGTCGCCGGATCCCGGCCGCACGCCGGCGCAAGGCGACGAAGCCGGCTCCACCTCCCCGTGGCCTCTCCGCAAGCTCCAG AGTTTCACACCAGGGCTGTGGTCGCAATACAAAGTTTATGAGAATGCGGTTGTGGAGAGTACTAAAG ATGCTCTGGTCCTTGTGAAAGAGCATCAGGCGGAGGCAATTGGATGTGCCACTGTTGCAGGATTCATTCTGTTCAGAG GTCCTCGGAGATTTTTATACCGCAATACCTTTGGGCGTTTCAAGACTGAGAAG GATTTACTGAATGATGCTGAGGAAAGTATGATGGAGTACAAAACATCTATTGCGAACTTGAAGAAAGAATCGAAATACACTCTTGACAAAGTAGCTATTGGTGAAAGTGATCTGCAACGTGGACAAACTGATTTGAG ATCTACTGGGAAGCAGATCCAATCTCTTATAGGTTCCATATACAAGGCAGAATCCACAGCTGCAG GTCTGATGGATAGACTAAGAACCATTCCAACCAGGCAATCTCTGGAGCTGCGAGCAGAG GTGGCTTCCATGGCCTCCGATTTGAAGAATCAGAGATATGCCTTGCAGGAAAGAATCAACAAAATATCTGAATATGGTGTCCGTGTCTGA
- the LOC101782423 gene encoding E3 ubiquitin-protein ligase SIRP1, whose translation MDEESGAASRYFCHMCSLIIRPELGIEEVKCPHCHTGFVEEMAGDRRAGGDADTRGRAVSVNASDAALEREVSLWAPVLMDYLAASSGRHGLDAGGGGGDLAAFARRQYRNIALLQLLNALQEGDAADAGRERVVLVSPSDARAMLMGQERGAGAGGAALGPGGLTLGDLFLGPGLDLLLEYLAETDPSRQGTPPARKEAVAALPMVRAREAFTCPVCLDEVAAGGEAREMPCKHRFHDPCIVPWLEMHSSCPVCRHQLPAEEPAEPAGGGRRAADEASGNAHSGDDGRSSGRRHWFSWPFGGLFSQRSNGSSSSSS comes from the coding sequence ATGGACGAGGAATCCGGCGCCGCTTCCAGGTACTTCTGCCACATGTGCTCGCTGATCATACGGCCCGAGCTGGGCATCGAGGAGGTGAAGTGCCCCCACTGCCACACCGGCTTCgtggaggagatggccggcgaccgtcgagccggcggcgacgcggacACCCGAGGCCGTGCTGTGAGTGTGAACGCCTCGGACGCCGCGTTGGAGCGCGAGGTCTCGCTCTGGGCGCCCGTGCTCATGGACTatctcgccgcctcctccggccgccacggcctcgacgccggtggcggcggaggggaccTCGCGGCTTTCGCGCGGAGGCAGTACCGCAACATCGCCCTCCTGCAGCTGCTCAACGCGCTCCAGGAgggcgacgccgccgacgcgggGCGCGAGCGGGTCGTTCTCGTCAGCCCCTCGGACGCGCGCGCCATGCTCATGGGGCAAGAGCGAGGcgcaggcgccggcggcgcggccctgGGCCCCGGCGGGCTGACGCTCGGGGACCTGTTCCTGGGCCCTGGGCTGGACCTGCTGCTGGAGTACCTGGCCGAGACCGACCCGAGCCGGCAGGGCACGCCGCCAGCCAGGAAggaggccgtggcggcgctGCCGATGGTCCGGGCGCGCGAGGCCTTCACCTGCCCCGTGTGCCTGGACGaggtcgcggccggcggcgaggcgcgggaGATGCCGTGCAAGCACCGGTTCCATGACCCGTGCATCGTGCCATGGCTGGAGATGCACAGCTCCTGCCCCGTGTGCAGGCACCAGCTGCCCGCGGAGGAGCCTGCtgagccggccggcggcggcaggcgcgcTGCTGACGAGGCCAGCGGCAACGCGCACAGCGGCGACGACGGGAGAAGCAGCGGCAGGAGGCATTGGTTCTCGTGGCCCTTTGGCGGGCTGTTCTCGCAACGATCGAAcgggagctcctcctcctcgtcgtga